Proteins encoded by one window of Mobula hypostoma chromosome 21, sMobHyp1.1, whole genome shotgun sequence:
- the rilpl2 gene encoding RILP-like protein 2, producing the protein MAAGEPGGWPTFEKNPLELTVDDVYEISYDVGCQFREVNASNSSRAVSELSFKILRVLEMLEALVSKGPVTREELKLERDHLKVEAERLVRAIQDRETDTEHETGGVAKSITSVEDPNSPRFTFQELRDVLEDRNNLKARLLTTQAAIQGYKSGIPIQEDQHEAETEDRPRP; encoded by the exons ATGGCAGCTGGAGAACCTGGAGGCTGGCCAACCTTTGAGAAGAACCCCCTTGAACTCACTGTTGACGATGTCTATGAAATCTCCTACGATGTTGGTTGCCAGTTCAGGGAAGTGAACGCCTCGAATAGTTCAAGGGCGGTTTCTGAGTTGAGTTTCAAGATACTGAGAGTTTTAGAAATGTTAGAAGCTCTCGTCAGTAAAGGACCGGTGACTCGAGAGGAACTGAAATTGGAGCGGGACCACCTGAAGGTCGAAGCAGAGAGACTCGTCAGAGCAATAcaggacagagagacagacactgaGCACGAG ACCGGTGGAGTGGCCAAGAGCATCACAAGTGTAGAGGATCCGAATAGCCCACGGTTCACCTTCCAAGAACTGCGCGACGTGCTGGAGGATCGCAACAACCTTAAAGCTCGGCTTCTGACTACCCAAGCGGCCATCCAGGGTTATAAAAG TGGAATCCCCATTCAGGAAGATCAGCACGAGGCGGAAACTGAAGACAGACCACGTCCGTGA
- the LOC134359697 gene encoding N-lysine methyltransferase KMT5A-like, which produces MGKARAPARGLAAAVKENQRQQHLQSAMNKTLRLTSMRTRSKRVPLQDENSATSNQMKVQVKYTVECETGRQKGGEETICIPTAGDSTKSAKETSREQSASEERADTAATASFAGGKSLKKSKPAAQPPGRSKSTKANAKRVPTKCIGKPRKRTPVKSPGGRYRKVTDYFPIRRSHRKCEGQLKSEEKKVIDELIRTGKEEGMKVSIIDGKGRGVMATKPFQRGEFVVEYHGDLIEFADAKSREAEYAQDPSTGCYMYYFQYLSKTYCVDATKETTRLGRLINHSKNGNCQTKLHDVDGKPHLILVASRDIKDGEELLYDYGDRSKASIAAHPWLKN; this is translated from the exons ACCCTGCGCCTCACCTCCATGCGAACCCGTTCTAAACGTGTCCCACTGCAAGATGAAAACTCTGCAACTTCGAATCAAATGAAGGTCCAAGTGAAGTACACCGTTGAATGTGAAACTGGGAGGCAGAAAGGAG GTGAAGAAACGATTTGTATACCCACTGCTGGAGATTCCACAAAGTCTGCTAAAGAGACGAGCAGGGAGCAAAGTGCCAGTGAGGAAAGAGCAGACACTGCAGCGACTGCCTCGTTCGCTGGGGGCAAATCCCTGAAAAAGAGCAAACCTGCTGCTCAACCTCCCGGGAGGAGCAAAAGCACAAAAGCAAATGCAAAACGTGTCCCAACAAAGTGTATCGGGAAGCCTCGGAAACGCACGCC TGTGAAAAGCCCAGGGGGCAGGTACCGCAAGGTCACTGATTACTTCCCAATCCGGAGGAGCCATAGGAAGTGTGAAGGGCAGCTGAAG TCAGAAGAAAAGAAAGTAATTGATGAGTTGATTCGGACTGGGAAGGAAGAAGGAATGAAG GTTAGTATAATTGACGGGAAGGGTCGCGGTGTGATGGCCACAAAGCCTTTCCAGCGCGGCGAGTTTGTGGTGGAATACCACGGGGACCTCATCGAATTTGCCGATGCCAAGAGCCGCGAGGCTGAGTACGCACAGGACCCCTCCACTGGCTGCTACATGTATTATTTCCAGTACCTCAGTAAAACTTACTG TGTGGATGCGACAAAGGAAACAACACGCCTGGGCCGTCTGATCAATCACAGTAAGAATGGGAACTGCCAGACCAAGTTACACGACGTGGACGGGAAGCCCCACCTTATACTAGTTGCCTCTCGGGACATCAAAGACGGCGAGGAGTTGCTTTATGATTACGGAGACAGGAGCAAGGCATCAATTGCAGCCCATCCCTGGCTGAAGAACTGA